A region of Deltaproteobacteria bacterium DNA encodes the following proteins:
- a CDS encoding serine acetyltransferase, with amino-acid sequence MSMHLTWRRPVARTLGADFTKGIAELIATVTHGFFFADDVTKVFQYEVAPALKMLLSCVGLAYHEEPVVLAGLDIEALATELQGLGPLLRADIDAALSNDPATADPVEVLFSYPGFKAITTHRVAHVLFQRGVPLLPRMISEYAHQMTGIDIHPGAQIGSHFFIDHGTGVVIGETAIIGSHVTLYQGVTLGAKRFKRDDQGQLIKGQARHPILGDRVTVYAGAAILGRISVGAGSVIGGNVWLTESVPANSRITQQQFVAGFFRDGDGI; translated from the coding sequence ATGTCCATGCATTTAACTTGGCGGCGACCGGTGGCGCGGACTCTTGGTGCGGACTTTACAAAAGGAATCGCTGAACTCATTGCGACCGTGACGCATGGCTTTTTTTTTGCAGACGACGTGACCAAAGTCTTTCAGTACGAAGTTGCGCCCGCGCTTAAGATGCTCCTGTCCTGTGTCGGATTAGCTTATCACGAGGAACCCGTAGTTCTCGCGGGGCTCGACATCGAGGCGCTGGCGACCGAGCTCCAAGGGCTAGGCCCCCTATTACGCGCCGATATTGATGCGGCCTTGAGCAATGATCCCGCGACCGCCGATCCCGTCGAGGTGCTCTTTAGTTATCCAGGATTCAAGGCCATCACGACCCATCGCGTCGCCCATGTGTTATTTCAGCGGGGTGTGCCGCTGCTGCCGCGTATGATCAGCGAATATGCCCATCAGATGACAGGTATCGATATTCACCCTGGGGCACAAATTGGCAGTCACTTCTTCATTGATCACGGTACTGGCGTGGTCATCGGTGAGACCGCTATTATCGGCAGTCATGTGACGCTATATCAAGGTGTGACGCTAGGAGCCAAAAGGTTCAAGCGTGATGACCAAGGTCAATTGATCAAGGGACAGGCGCGTCATCCGATCCTCGGTGACCGCGTGACAGTCTATGCCGGTGCAGCGATCTTAGGGCGCATCAGCGTTGGAGCGGGCAGTGTGATCGGTGGCAATGTCTGGTTGACCGAGAGTGTTCCTGCCAATAGCCGCATTACGCAGCAGCAGTTTGTGGCTGGTTTTTTCCGCGATGGGGATGGGATCTAA
- a CDS encoding glycosyltransferase family 9 protein, whose product MTTAMSPANSWASEDADLVWLQTSFIGDIVLTTGAMALAKKRWPQRRQHLITTKVGAQVLRDAPELTSCHVFDKAGANSWQAICRVKKSVKEALAGRQAVLLRAHRSTRSMLLARTLGLPEITYQESSFASLAKRLVPRVAVFHETQRLALLLEPLGVSRQDICGAMPKLLPLALDHGVTWQHELSQHRGSVIAVAPGSVWGTKRWLPEHFAALIARFATLPATKILLIGSAAESPVADAIMEQLGIVPQVLNLVGKTSLDDMRRLLPRAQLLVANDSSPVHYASALGIPTVALFGATIPAMGFGPLAKGSQTVGVDMNCRPCSDHGPQVCPRGHFKCMRDLSVDVVWATCSQVLSI is encoded by the coding sequence ATGACTACTGCCATGAGTCCCGCTAACTCCTGGGCATCTGAAGACGCCGACTTAGTCTGGTTGCAGACTAGTTTTATCGGCGACATTGTGCTGACGACGGGAGCCATGGCCCTAGCCAAGAAGCGTTGGCCACAGCGTCGCCAGCATCTCATTACTACTAAGGTCGGCGCCCAAGTTTTACGCGACGCGCCCGAGTTGACGAGCTGTCACGTCTTTGACAAGGCCGGGGCCAATTCTTGGCAGGCGATATGCCGTGTTAAAAAAAGCGTCAAGGAAGCTCTCGCTGGTCGGCAAGCGGTCCTGCTGCGCGCACACCGTAGTACGAGATCTATGTTGCTGGCGCGCACCTTGGGGCTCCCCGAGATCACCTACCAAGAATCCAGCTTTGCTAGTCTGGCTAAACGACTTGTGCCGCGGGTGGCAGTGTTTCATGAAACGCAGCGCTTAGCTTTACTGCTCGAGCCACTCGGTGTGTCGCGCCAGGATATTTGCGGTGCCATGCCTAAATTGTTGCCACTTGCGTTAGATCACGGAGTCACATGGCAGCATGAGTTGAGCCAGCATCGAGGTTCCGTCATTGCGGTGGCTCCCGGTAGTGTGTGGGGGACCAAGCGGTGGTTACCGGAGCATTTTGCCGCATTGATCGCGCGCTTTGCCACCTTGCCTGCGACCAAGATCCTATTAATTGGGAGCGCTGCGGAGTCTCCCGTAGCCGACGCGATCATGGAGCAACTTGGCATCGTGCCGCAGGTTCTCAATTTAGTCGGTAAGACCAGTCTAGACGATATGCGTCGCTTGTTACCGCGGGCCCAACTGTTAGTCGCAAACGATAGTTCTCCGGTCCATTATGCATCAGCTTTAGGTATACCCACCGTCGCCCTATTTGGTGCGACCATCCCCGCCATGGGCTTTGGTCCTTTGGCTAAAGGGTCGCAGACAGTTGGCGTTGATATGAACTGCCGCCCGTGCAGTGATCACGGTCCTCAGGTTTGCCCCCGCGGTCACTTTAAGTGTATGAGGGACTTGAGTGTGGATGTGGTCTGGGCTACCTGTAGTCAGGTGCTAAGTATTTAG
- a CDS encoding ATP-binding protein, giving the protein MNTQIYQLITRQKNESQRGPGDSLVHRDGSERLSHELDSPLVKVVLGPRRCGKSTMIRQVLQGKPYAYLNCEDEGFPKDVSGDDIMAALDKAYPHARYFFFDEIQNFENWEPFLHRLHREGRNCIVTGSNAHLLSRELASALTGRHIAIELLPFSYPEYLRCGHEDDDVELMRYLQRGGFPEVLVRGADERSYLGTLWDSVVLKDVVRRYKIRNVSELHDLYSVLLHAIGSRFNNDSLVRALNSRVSAPTVKKFLLYGAEAYLFAELPRFHYGARKRLKFDRKAYVFDNGFLIAKKVFTSPDYGRLLENMVFIELVRRTFRPGLNLFYYVTTEGFEVDFLLRQGSKNHELIQVTWNMSEQKTRERELRALHQAASELGVDNVRILTWDQAEVLQTQHVSIIVEPVRHWLMRSDHSL; this is encoded by the coding sequence ATGAATACCCAAATATATCAGTTGATTACACGTCAAAAGAACGAATCCCAAAGGGGTCCGGGCGACTCGCTTGTTCATCGAGACGGGTCCGAGCGTCTTTCCCATGAGCTCGACTCGCCTCTCGTTAAGGTGGTTCTTGGTCCGCGCCGCTGCGGTAAATCGACAATGATTAGACAGGTTCTGCAAGGCAAGCCATACGCCTACCTCAACTGTGAGGATGAGGGCTTTCCTAAAGATGTAAGCGGCGATGACATTATGGCCGCTCTTGATAAAGCCTATCCACATGCGAGGTATTTTTTCTTTGATGAGATCCAAAACTTCGAAAATTGGGAGCCTTTTCTCCATCGTCTGCATCGTGAAGGTCGTAACTGTATCGTTACTGGTTCAAATGCTCACCTCCTGAGTCGTGAGCTAGCCTCGGCACTGACGGGACGCCATATTGCGATCGAACTTTTGCCGTTTTCTTATCCAGAATATTTACGGTGCGGTCACGAAGATGACGATGTCGAGCTGATGAGGTATTTGCAGCGTGGCGGATTTCCCGAAGTTTTGGTTAGGGGGGCAGACGAGAGATCTTATCTCGGCACTCTGTGGGACTCTGTCGTGCTAAAAGACGTAGTCCGACGCTATAAAATCCGTAATGTCAGCGAACTACATGATCTTTATTCTGTTTTACTCCATGCCATTGGCTCGCGATTCAACAATGATAGTTTAGTGCGCGCTTTAAATTCCAGAGTTAGTGCTCCGACAGTCAAGAAGTTTCTGTTGTACGGTGCCGAAGCTTATTTGTTCGCCGAGCTACCTCGTTTTCATTACGGTGCGCGTAAAAGATTGAAGTTTGATCGCAAAGCGTACGTATTTGATAACGGATTTCTGATTGCCAAAAAGGTCTTCACATCACCAGATTATGGCCGACTGCTTGAGAATATGGTGTTTATCGAATTGGTCCGAAGAACATTTCGCCCCGGACTAAACCTATTTTACTACGTTACGACAGAAGGTTTTGAGGTTGATTTTTTATTACGCCAAGGCAGCAAGAATCACGAGCTCATTCAAGTGACCTGGAACATGAGTGAGCAAAAAACTAGGGAAAGGGAACTGCGCGCTCTGCATCAAGCCGCTTCAGAACTCGGGGTCGATAATGTGCGTATCCTCACATGGGATCAAGCTGAAGTATTACAGACACAGCATGTGAGCATCATCGTTGAGCCAGTAAGACATTGGCTCATGCGATCTGACCACAGTTTGTAG
- a CDS encoding peptide chain release factor 3, whose amino-acid sequence MSIELQKEIAKRRTFAIISHPDAGKTTLTEKLLLYGGAIQMAGTVKAKRSKKFATSDWMEIEKQRGISVTSSVMKFPYAGFEINLIDTPGHQDFSEDTYRTLTAVDSALMLIDAANGVETQTKKLFEVCALRKTPVMAFVNKMDREGRDPFDLMDEIEKVLGISCFAVTWPIGMGPSFRGVYHRISNQLLIFEKDADRARPVPLKGLALDSPEVVAELGEEATRQLLAEIELLTGAGGDFDREAYLEGRLAPLFFGSAVNNFGVQTLLEALIDIAPEPLPRAAVERKVASTEAKFSAFIFKVQANMDPSHRDRVAFMRICSGRFERNMKAFHVRLGRDMRLGRPTQFMAQDRSLVDEAFAGDIVGIHDPGVFKIGDSLSEGEVLSYTGIPVFAPEHFCRVVLRDPLKSKQLSKGLDQLSEEGAVQVFRPAHSNEQYLGVVGPLQFEVVTYRILAEYGVQVRFEGLPYSVARWISSTKPEVLDQFIRASGSAICYDQHDHPTILVDEPWRLRLLEERNPDIRFSATSEGPGKVR is encoded by the coding sequence ATGTCCATTGAATTACAAAAAGAAATCGCCAAGCGCCGTACTTTTGCCATTATCTCGCACCCTGACGCCGGTAAAACGACGCTCACTGAAAAGCTGCTGCTCTACGGTGGTGCTATCCAAATGGCGGGTACAGTTAAGGCCAAGCGATCGAAAAAGTTCGCCACATCCGACTGGATGGAGATCGAGAAGCAGCGCGGCATCTCCGTAACTAGCTCGGTGATGAAGTTTCCTTACGCAGGATTTGAGATCAACCTGATCGACACTCCTGGTCACCAGGATTTCTCTGAGGACACCTACCGAACGTTGACGGCAGTCGACTCGGCACTGATGTTGATTGACGCCGCCAATGGCGTCGAGACCCAGACCAAGAAACTTTTCGAGGTATGTGCACTCCGCAAGACGCCGGTAATGGCCTTCGTCAACAAGATGGACCGCGAGGGACGTGATCCCTTCGATCTGATGGATGAAATTGAAAAAGTCCTGGGCATCAGCTGTTTTGCTGTGACCTGGCCCATCGGCATGGGGCCCTCCTTTAGGGGTGTCTATCACCGTATCAGTAACCAGCTGCTCATTTTTGAGAAGGATGCCGACCGTGCCCGTCCGGTGCCGCTTAAAGGCCTGGCTTTAGACAGTCCAGAGGTCGTTGCTGAACTAGGTGAGGAGGCCACGCGGCAGCTCCTTGCTGAGATTGAACTACTCACGGGTGCGGGGGGTGACTTCGACCGTGAGGCCTATCTTGAGGGGCGACTGGCACCGCTGTTCTTCGGTAGTGCGGTCAATAATTTCGGGGTGCAGACTTTGCTCGAGGCACTCATCGATATTGCGCCCGAGCCACTACCGCGGGCAGCCGTTGAGCGGAAGGTTGCCTCGACTGAGGCGAAATTTAGCGCTTTCATTTTCAAAGTTCAGGCTAACATGGATCCGTCTCACCGGGACCGTGTGGCGTTTATGCGGATTTGTTCGGGGCGCTTTGAGCGCAATATGAAGGCATTCCACGTGCGTCTGGGTCGTGACATGCGGCTTGGGCGGCCGACGCAGTTCATGGCGCAGGACCGGAGCTTAGTCGATGAGGCCTTTGCTGGTGACATTGTCGGTATCCATGATCCCGGTGTCTTCAAGATTGGCGACTCTCTCAGCGAAGGTGAAGTTTTAAGTTATACGGGTATCCCGGTTTTCGCCCCGGAGCATTTCTGCCGCGTCGTTTTGCGTGACCCACTCAAGTCCAAGCAGCTAAGCAAGGGTCTCGATCAGCTGTCGGAAGAAGGTGCGGTACAGGTGTTCAGACCAGCGCATTCCAATGAGCAGTACCTAGGTGTTGTGGGTCCGCTGCAGTTTGAAGTTGTGACCTACCGTATCCTTGCTGAGTACGGCGTGCAGGTGCGCTTTGAGGGTCTACCGTATTCGGTAGCGCGGTGGATAAGTTCGACGAAACCTGAGGTACTTGATCAATTCATTCGGGCCAGTGGATCGGCGATTTGCTACGATCAACATGACCATCCCACGATTCTAGTGGACGAGCCTTGGCGCCTGCGCCTACTAGAGGAGCGGAATCCTGACATAAGATTCTCGGCGACGTCCGAGGGTCCAGGTAAAGTTCGATAG
- a CDS encoding HU family DNA-binding protein, which translates to MNKAELIEAIAKVTSLTKADTERTLDAFIDVVSKNIKKKDGGVKLVGFGTFAVSNRKARVGRNPQTGEEIHIPARKVPVFRPGKELKDAVR; encoded by the coding sequence ATGAACAAGGCGGAACTAATCGAAGCAATCGCCAAAGTCACCTCGTTGACCAAGGCTGACACCGAGCGCACCCTCGATGCTTTCATCGACGTGGTGAGCAAGAACATCAAGAAAAAAGACGGCGGCGTTAAGCTCGTTGGCTTCGGCACCTTTGCTGTTTCCAACCGCAAAGCGCGCGTTGGTCGCAACCCTCAAACTGGCGAAGAGATCCATATCCCAGCACGCAAAGTGCCGGTATTCCGCCCAGGTAAAGAGCTTAAGGACGCTGTCCGCTAA
- a CDS encoding GNAT family N-acetyltransferase, with amino-acid sequence MRMRARRKTRNPSGCRNYEAARLCGFFLARTPTVKSVQQWEGAVAKKVDADHLKIWPLKRDTSHMATLGQWAARWQTGSEVFWDFDALIAMLARPICRGFIFAVSSEAPWAAVAFLDVGTYSADLLYIYVDPKHRGQQVGAHMLGAIIDLLQLEPELEDLLLEVRPSNLAAIKLYERLGFLRVGVRKRYYSNAEDALVFKLRLRDDSV; translated from the coding sequence ATGCGAATGCGAGCAAGACGAAAGACACGGAACCCAAGTGGCTGCAGGAATTACGAGGCCGCACGACTTTGCGGATTTTTTCTGGCGCGGACACCTACCGTGAAATCAGTCCAACAGTGGGAGGGGGCGGTGGCAAAAAAGGTTGATGCAGATCACCTTAAGATTTGGCCACTGAAGCGCGACACCTCACACATGGCTACCCTCGGGCAGTGGGCCGCGCGGTGGCAAACTGGTTCGGAGGTCTTTTGGGATTTCGATGCTCTCATAGCGATGTTGGCGCGCCCCATTTGTCGCGGCTTTATTTTTGCCGTGTCATCCGAGGCACCGTGGGCAGCTGTGGCTTTTCTTGACGTCGGCACATATAGCGCCGATCTCCTTTATATTTATGTCGATCCTAAGCATCGTGGCCAACAGGTAGGAGCGCACATGCTCGGAGCAATCATTGATCTATTGCAGTTGGAGCCAGAGCTCGAGGATCTTCTGCTCGAGGTGCGTCCGTCCAATCTCGCGGCCATAAAATTATATGAGCGGCTTGGATTTTTGCGCGTTGGTGTACGAAAGCGCTATTACAGCAACGCCGAAGATGCTTTAGTATTCAAGCTGCGACTGCGAGATGATTCAGTTTGA